The nucleotide window CTCCTTGAGCTCCCTCGCCTGCTCGGGCTTCAGTTTGGCGAAGCGCTCCGCGTGCTCCAGGCTAACCCTGGCCTCATAGAACATCGGCTCCTCTGGGTTCTCCTCCATGCCCTCCTCTTTCCTGCGCTCGAGGAGCTCCTTGGCCTCCGCCAGCGTGACGTAGTGCTCCTCAAGCTTCTTTCTCCCGATCATGCTCATCCCTTCTGGGGCCTGAGGTGGACCGGGTGTATGAAGAAGGTCTTAACCTTGCCGCCGTCCCTTATCTCGACGATGTAGGCGTCGCCGCGCTTTCCGACGACGGTTCCGGTCCTTCCGTGGAACCTCGGGTCGGGCATGCCCTTGTGGTAGCTCGGCTCGATGACGATGTGAACTCTCTGCCCGACTTCAAACTCCTGGAGGAACCTGGTGAGCGGGGGAAGGCCCCTTCTCCTCGGGTGCTTGCTGAGCTTTCCCCTCGTCTTTCTCCTGAAGCTGTGCGCCTTCTTAACCATTCCAACCACCTCTCAACGTCCGGTATTATCCAGCGGGATCAACCAGGGATCTAATTTTTCAAAGGGGGAACCTTTTCGCTCCGTTTAGACCTACGACTAACCCCCTTGAGTCACTAAAAGCCTCTTCGACCAATTTATAAAACTTTGCCCTCAGTCGAGGATGTTCAGCACGTCGAGCCTTTCGCACCAGGCTTTCTTTCCGAGCAGATCGCTGACACTCGGCTTTGTTCTTCCCCTATCCCCCGAAACCAGCTCCTTGATGTAGAGCCCTCCGTCTGTGATAAGGCGAAGCTCGAAGTGCTTCTCGTCGATCCACCTCGCCTCGGCCTCGTGAACCTTCCTCACCCGAACTTTGTCTGCCCTCGCCTTTCTGACGCGCCAGGGCGTTCTCTGATGTATCTCAAGGCCCATTAGCTTTCTCGCCACTTCCTCTGCTTCTTCTGGCGTTACGCCCTCCTCAACGAGAACGAGCGCGAGGTATTCCTTCATGTGGTTCTTCGTGAGGACTTCCTCGGCCTCCTTCGCCGAGACGAAGCGAAGATTAAGAACCTCCACCTTTCCGCTCGCGTTTATCTCCTCCGCTATTTTCCCCAGATCGACTTTCCTTCTCTTTGGGCTCTTAACCTCGACGATGAAGGGTCTTCCATTGCCGAGCATCCTAACATCAACGTCCTCCCTTCCAGCGCCTTTGAAGACGCATTTGCCTTCAAAGGCCTTAGAAAACGCCCGGCAGATTATCGAGGCTACGCTGTCCTCGAAGTCGGGTAGAGGTGTCTGAGGAATCCCGCGCACGAGCTTCCTGTAACGCCCGTAAACATAAACCGGGTTGATTTGAAGCTCTATCTCGCCAGAGAACGGCTCGACTATGAAAACAAGGTCGGGGTTCTTCGAGGTCTCCTTTCCCGTTGCCTTCCCGAAGGCCTTGCCGAGCTCGCGGTTGAACTCACGGTTTATCGGCTCCGCGGTTTCGACCTCGAACTCCTCCCAGATGGCCTTTTCCTTCTCCCTGATTTCCTCCGGGAAGCGGGAACCGACGAGAAACGTCTCGAACTCGATTCCTTCGCTGGCTTTCTTCATGGCCTCTACGAGCTCGGGAATTCTCTCAAAGACGTTGTGGCAGAGCTCGCACTCCTCTGGCTCAGCTATTGGATCCAGTCCCCTCGCGGAGCGCTCCATGTTGAGGACGAACCTTATCGCCTTTCCACGCTCCTCGTTTGTCCCCTTACCGAGCTTGGCGAAGAGCCTGCCGAGGCAGTGATCGCAGAGTTTGTGCTCCTCAAGAACCCTTTCGGCCTTCTCGACTATCATCGTCCCACCCTAAAGCTTTTTATTCCTCCGCCCAAGTTCCTTCGATGGCCACTCGACGGGAACGGATAATAAGCCTTTTGGAGGAGCGGGACTATTCCGTGAGCGAGTTAGCCCAGGTTCTTGGTATCAGGGGCAAGGGTAGCAAAAAGCTCATCTTAGAGGACCTCAAGGCGATTCAGAAAATCCTGAAGCGTGAGGGAAAGGTTCTGCTCGTCAAGCCAGCCGAGTGCAGGAACTGTGGCTTCGTTTTTAAGCCGGAGATAAAGATCCCTTCCCGCTGTCCGCGCTGTAAGAGCGAGTGGATCGAGGAGCCGAGGTTCAAGATCGAGCCGAAAGGCTTATAACCACGACGTGTTTTCTACCTAAGGAGTAAAAAGAACATCCTGCCGAGGGGTACTAATGTCCGCGGTGAAGTATCTCCTCGTGTTTACCATCGTGCTTGTTTTCGTCGCCCCTACGGTCAACGCGGCGAAGGTCGTGTGTCCAAGGGAGATAGACCTTGAGAAAACCTCCGAGCTTATCTGCCACGTCTACGGTAAGGGTAACGCCTCCGTAAGGGTAATTTACATAAACGGGGTAAACCTTTCACGTTCAGGATCTTCGTATCTTTACGCGTACGATTTCAGAGGTGAGTACCTGGACAGAGGGGAAGCGGGGAAAATGCCCTTAAAGCTCAGGGTTTTTATGAGCTGGCTGATTGAGTTATCCCCTCCTAGAACGGCTGAGGGGCTGTATTGGGTCTACTACAACAAGGTTAACCACGTTGGGTTTTTAATCTCGGAGGAAAACGGAAGCGAGATAGTTGACGTTCCGGTGTACGTGAAGGGAAGCGTATGGGATGAACTCAGGTATTTTCTGTACATAGGATTGCTTGGGGTTCTCGTCCTTCTCGTTCTTTACCTAATCTCCCTGCTCAGGGGCAGGAATAAGAAGGCCGAAAAGGCCGCCGAGTCCATAACGAAGATTGGCTATTTCTTCCTCGTTATGGGTTCAACTAAAATCCTCAAGGTCTTTGCCGCAGGTCTCGTTTACTACCTCGGCAGGTCCGGGCTTGATGTCCCCTCCGATCTTGTCCTGAGCTGGTCCTCGGTAATCCTTGGCATGCTACTTTTAACAGTCCTTGATCTGGCGAAGACACCTCCGGAACGTAGAAAACAAACGTGGCTGACTGGTCTTGAGTGGATTCCGGTTTCGCTGTATATGCTAAGCATTAAAATGGCCCTTCTCAGCTTCCTGTTTCTGGTGGTCTACCTCGTGCTGGTCAGGATAAAACCCCTTGTCGAGGGTATGAGGAGGGTTTCTCTCCTGGCTTCACCGCTGTGGGCAATTCTCCTCTACGGGTACGTTGGAGGAGAAGCGGTGTTCTTCGGTCTGTTACTGTTTTTGTCCCTTCTGATACCCTACTTGATTCACGTTCTCATCCCCGGGGAAGATGAGGGGTTCGTGGAGGAGGACGGCATCATAAGGGTTTACGGCACTTCTCCAACAGTGATCGCCGAGAGCCTTCCGGTTAGGGATGAAATCCCGTTGATAGACGAGCCCAAGAAAAAGAAAGTGCTGAACACTGAACCCCCGACTGCTAAAGAACTCGTGGCCCGATTTGAGTGGGTTATCCGGGACAGGGAGTTCGAAAACAAGTATCTGAAGAATAACCGAACTTCTGAGGATCTCCCGGACGTTCCTGAGAGTTCTCCCGATTCAAACAGGGTCTTTAGCCTCGAGCACTATACGGGATACCTCGGAATTGGTGGGGAAAGGGGGGAGTAGTCAGTCCTCTTTGGCCTTAACGAGGATTATATCGCCGATTGCAATGACCCTCTCGTAGGGGATGCCCACCTTCTCCCCCGGAAGCGCTAGGGCCAGAACCCTTCCGTAGCCGGTGTCTATCTCTATCAGAACCTCATCAACGTAACCGACGTAGTTCCCCTTGGTGTTGTAGATCTGCTTTCCGTATATCCTCGACAGCCTCATGACCATTTAAACCACCCCCTGGATTCTGCTTTTCAATCGTATTTAAGGTTTCGGTTTCGCGAAGAGCAGCCTCGCGGCGGCACCGGTAACGACGCCTATCATCCCGAGGAAGCCTATGAAGACGGTTGCCATCGCAGTCCCCAGCATGCTCCCAAAGAGGTTTAGCGCCCCTCCAACGGCCAGAACGGTCATCGCTCCTGAGAAGTACAGGGGCCCCGCGAGCAGGACGTCAGCAACACCACTCGGAGTGGGGTAGAGCACAACCAGCAGGGACAGTGCAATAACGAGTAGGATAACCCCCATCCCAACGTCCACGTGCCGTGAGAGAACCAGCACTAGGCTCACTCCCACGAGTCCAGCGAGGTAGCTCAGCGCGGACGTCCTGAACCGCCATTCCCTCGTTGAAAAGACGAGAGCGAAAACCGCCATCAGGGCAAGGTACATTCCAAGAACCGCGTGAACGTCCGTCTTGTCGGGCAGGACTGTGACGGCAAGAAGGAACGCCACCAGCGCTCCGGTTCCAGCTCCGGTTATTGCTTTAAAGAGTTTCTCCAACTTCACCTACCTCCCAGGGCCTTTATCCTGATTTTACTGCCATCCTTAAGGTTGAGGGCCTCCCTGAGGTTCACGGGAGCTATTATCTCGGCTATCTTCGGCGGATGAACACTCCGGGAGGGAACAACGATTGCGCCTTCAACGTCCTCTATCTTCACGGGATAGGCCTTGACGTCCCCGAAGGTTCTGCCGTCCCGAACGAAACCGGGAATGAGGATCGGCCTCACGTCCACGAGGGCGTCGAATATAGTCTTGGGAAAGAGCACCCTCACGTTGAGCGTTCCGGGGAATGGATCGAAGCCGAGGTACTCCCTGATCCTATCCCGGTAAAGCCTGACGTAGTACGAGCCCTCCCCGAGGCCGGACACCACCTCCCCGAGGATGAGGCCGCAGTAGAGGGCCCTTTCGAGCCTTTCGTAGAGATCCTCAAGAACTCTCAGCCCCTTCTCCGTCAGGCCAACCCGGGTCTTCCTACCGGAGGTCTCCCGGGAGATCAGCCCTTCCATCTCCATTTCTCGGATGAGCCTGAGAACACTCTGGGGTGAGGTGTTGAGTAGAGATGCAAGTTCCCTGAGCGTTACCTCCTTCTTCCGTCCGATCGCGCCGAGTTCGGCCAGCTTAACCAGAAGTTCAATTCTCTCGCCCATTTCGCTTCCCCTTGGAGAGTTCGTCCGCCAGCTTCAGCGGTAGTGGATAGCCTCCCCGGCTTAAAGCCTTAACTATGGCAACGGCTGAGGGGAGATCTATGAGGTGCCCCACGCTCACGTAGGCCTTGCCGACCTTTGCCAAGGATCCCTCCGGGGCGCCCCTGAGGGGCCTCTTTGCAACTCCTACCGTGGGTATTCCCGTGATCAGACCGATGTGGGAAGCGAGTCCGTATCCCCGGGGATGCGCCCGCCCGTGCCCCTCGACGATCAGAACGTCTGGTCTCTCCTTCCCAAGGGCCATGAGAACCGGTTTGGTTTCGCGAAGGAAGAAGAAAGTGGGAACGTACGGAAATTTAACGGTCGTTTCGATGGTCCGGACTTTTAAAAGCCTGCACTCCGGAAAACTGCAGAGGACGAAGGCGCCCCTGGCCTTCTCTCCCCGGTATGAAACGTCAACGGCTCCAACTGTCGAGATCACGTTCGGATCCACAGGCTCTTCCACTATCCTCTTGGCCAGTCTGAGCTGAACCTCCGCAATTCGTTTCAGGATCTCATCCATTCCCCATCGCCGCTTTCAGTTTTTCCTCCAGGCTCTTGTTCAGTTTTGCCCTCGTGAGGTCTTCAAGGGTTCTTTCAAGGGCGTATCTGGCCTGATCCTGCTTCACCCTGACGTTCACGACGCCCTTCGGGTATTCAAGCGTCATCAGCTCACCGTACAGCTTTTCCATAAACTCGTACACACCCTCTGCCCTCTCTATCTCGCCCCTCAGGAGCAGGTGGAGGAAGTGCCTCCTCAGCTCGCCTATGAAGTCTCCGAGACCCAGTAGGTAGTCGGCCTCCGGAACTCCTAAGTCCCACGGGGAAGGCAGTTCTTCCTCCGTCAGGTACGCCAGCAAAAGGCTTGCCTCCACAAACTCCTGATGGGCGCTCTGCACGTAGCCGGAGTAATAGAGCATCGGATAGGGGGATAACAGATCCCTCAGCTCGCCAACGAGGTTTCCGGCCAGTTTAAGCCTTTCCCGGGCTTTGTCAACATCTCCCCGGTGGAGGGCCTTGACCGCATCGCCGCTCAACCGGACTATCTCGCGCGTTATCCTCAGGGCCTCCTCCCTTGCTCCATCAACCTCATCGAGCCTCTTCCTTATGCCCTCGATTATCTCCTCGATCCTCATGTTCCCACCGGTTCACATTCGAAAAAGAACTTATAAGGGCCCCGGCGTTGTTTATACTGTGTTGAGGGCAAGTGCGGGGGAAGGAAGATGAGGAAGGTTGAGGAGTTCATGAAGAGACATGGACTTGAGGTAGGCGACCTCGTGAGGGTCGTCAAGAAGGAAGGGGACGAGAGAATTACCTTTGAGGGCCTCGTGATGCCACCCTACGAGCTTTCGCCCGGCGAAACGCTGACTATAAAGCTCGACAACGGCTACAACGTCGGCGTTCTCATCGATGCGATTGAAAGCGTTGAAATCCTTGAGAAGGCCGCTGAGAAGCCGAAGATGGAGTTCAAGGAAGTTCTCCCGAGGAAGGAGGGCCTCCCGAACGTCAGGATTCTCGGAACCGGAGGAACAATAGCGAGCAGGATTGACTACAAAACCGGCGCCGTTCACCCTGCTTTCACCGCTGAAGAGCTCGCCAAGGCCGTTCCCGAGATATTCGAGATGGCCAACGTTACGCCCGAGCTCATAATGAACATTTTAAGCGAGGACATGAAGCCGGCCTACTGGGCGAAGATAGCCGAGGAGGTAGCCAAAGCCCTCAATGGCGGTGAGGACGGCGTTGTAATAGCGCACGGAACTGATACAATGGCCTACACCGCCTCGGCCCTGAGCTTCATGCTGAGGAACCTTACGAAGCCGGTCGTCCTCGTTGGCGCGCAGAGGAGCTCCGACAGGCCGAGCAGTGATTCGGCCATGAACCTCACCTGCGCGGTCAAGATGGCGACGAGCGACGTTGCCGAGGTCATGGTTGTGATGCACGGCGAGACGAGCGATACCTACTGTTTAGCCCACCGCGGAACGAAGGTCAGGAAGATGCACACCAGCAGGAGAGACGCCTTCAGGAGCATCAACGACGTCCCGATAGCGAGGGTATGGCCCAAGGGCGAGATAGAGTTCCTCAGGAACGATTACAGAAAGAGAAGCGAGGGAGAAGTCATAGCCGACACCAGGATGGAGGAGAAGGTTGCAATCCTGAAAATCTACCCAGGAATCAGCGGAGAGCTCCTTGACTTCCTCGTTGATAAGGGCTACAGGGGTGTTGTGATAGAGGGAACGGGTCTCGGTCACGTTCCGCAGGAGTTTATCCCCCACGTCCAGCGCGCGGTCGAGGAGGGCGTGGCAGTTTGCGTCACGAGCCAGTGCCTCTACGGCAGGGTGAACCTCAACGTCTACTCCAACGGCAGGAAGCTCCTTAAAGCTGGAGCGATACCCTGTGAGGACATGCTCCCGGAGACGGCCTACGTCAAGCTCATGTGGGTCCTCGGCCACACCGATGACCTGATCGAGGTAAGAAAGATGCTCCTCACGAACTACGCCGGTGAGATTACGCCCTACACGAGGTACGACACGTTCCTGAGGTGATTGGGATGGGAATCCGGGCCGTTTACAAGAACGGCGTTTTCAAGCCCCTCGATAACGTCAACCTGCCCGAGGGGACCGAGGTTGAGGTGGTTATAGCAAACCCCCTGGAGATTGTGAGAAAGTACGCGGGGGCACTCAGGGAGCTTAAGGACACTCAGGACGTTGATTGGGAGGAGGCGTACCATGAGTATGTTCTCAAGAGAGCCAGTAATGGTTGATTCAAACGTCTGGATAGACTATCTGCTTGGCGAAGAGCGTGGAGTTGAGCTAATGGAACGTTTGGTTAGCGAGTATAGCCTTGCAATAACCCCCACAATATACGGTGAGGTCGTCTTTCAGCTACTCGCGAGGAACTACACGAAGCTCAAGGGAAGCTACAAGTTCTACTCGCTCAGAAAAGAGCTTTCCAAAAACCCCGACCTCTACAAGCCAGTGGATACCTTTGATGAACTCCTAACCTCGCTCTTGGCCTCGAATGCTTTGGTTTTCCTCGATGAAACCTGGGAAGTAGTGCGCCTCTCCCGCGAAATACGGAAAAAGTTTGGTCTGCTCCCGAACGATTCCCTGATCGCGTCCGCCTGTGAATACTACGGGATAGGTAAGATTGCAACCTTTGATGATGACTTTTTGAGAACCAATCTGGAGGTGTTGAGATGACCGAGAAGTTCGATTACAGGGAGCTCGGCCTTAAGGTCGGCCTTGAGATTCACAGGCAACTCGATACCAAAAAGCTGTTCTCGCCCGTTCCGAGTGAGCTGACCGAGAAGGTTGACTTCACCTTTGAAAGACACCTCAGGCCCACGATGAGCGAGCTCGGCGAAATTGACCCCGCGGCACTTGAGGAGTTCAAGAAGGGAAGGAAGTACATCTACGAGGGCAACTACGAGCTGAGCGACCTCGTTTACATGGACGAGGAACCGCCGAGGGGACCTGACAAGGAGGCTTTGGAGGTTACCCTCCAGATTGCCTACCTGCTGAACGCTAAGCCCGTTGACGAGGTTCACTTCATGCGTAAAATCGTCATTGACGGCTCGAACGTCTCCGGCTTCCAGAGGACGGCGATAATAGCGCTCGACGGAAAGGTTGATACTCCGTGGGGAAGCGTTGGAATCCCGACCATATGCCTTGAGGAAGACGCCTGCAGAATCGTCGAGAGGAAGGAGAAGGAGGTAATCTACCGCCTCGACCGCCTCGGCATTCCGCTCGTCGAGATAAGCACGACCCCCGACATACACCACCCGGAGCAGGCCAAGGTGGTCGCGAAGTACATCGGAGATGCCCTCAGGGCGACGAGAAAGGTCAAGCGCGGCTTAGGGACGATAAGGCAGGACCTGAACGTCTCGATTAAAGGCGGCGCCCGCGTCGAGATTAAGGGAGTGCAGGAGCTCGACATGATTCCGCTTATCATCGAGAGGGAAGTTGAGAGGCAGCTCAACCTGCTCAAGATAAGGGACGAGCTCCGCGCGAGGGGCGTTAAGCCCGAGGACATCAGGGAGGAGTTCTACGACGTTACCGACGTCTTTGAGAACACCGAGTCCAAGATAATCGCCCGGACGATAAAGAAGGGCGGTAAGGTTTTGGCAGTCAAACTGCCGAAGTTCAGGGGTTTAATCGGCAGGGAAATCCAGCCCGGCAGGAGGCTCGGCACTGAGATGGCCGACAGGGCTAAGAAGTACGTGAAGGGCATCTTCCATATCGATGAATTGCCGAATTATGGAATTACAGAAAAAGAGGTTAATGCAGTTATTGAAAAACTCGGCCTCGGAGAGCTCGACGCATTCGTTCTGGTCGCGGCGGACGAGGAGACTGCAAAGAAGGCCCTCCGCGAGGTGATTAAGCGCGCGAGGGAAGCCATTGAGGGCGTTCCAGAGGAGACGAGGAGGGCTCTACCGGACGGAAACACCCAGTACATGCGCCCGCTCCCCGGAAAGGCCAGAATGTACCCTGAAACGGACATACCCTCGATTTTCATTCCGCCGGAGGAGAAGAAGAGGATTAAGGCGAACCTGCCCGAGCTCCCGCAGGAGAGGATTGAGCGCTACGTGAAGGAGTACAAGATTGACAAAAGTCTTGCCGAGACCCTCGTAAACGACGAGCGCGACGAGCTCTTCGAGGAGCTCGTGAAGAAGGGAGTTAAGCCGTCTTTAGCGGCTTCAATCCTCGTGGTCGTCCTCAAGGGCCTCAAGAAGGAGGTTCCGATTGAGAACATCACGGACGAGCACATCAGAGAAGCATTTGAGCTCTACCTCGACGGTAAGATTGCCAAGGAGGCCTTTGAGGAGATATTCAAGGAGCTCGCGAGGAACCCGGAGAAGACCGCCGAGCAGGTGGCAGAGGAGAAGGGCCTGACGCTCCTCAGCGAGGAAGAGGTTGAGAAAATCATCGACGAGGTAATTCAGGCAAACATAGACGTCATCAAGGCCAAGGGAATGGGCGCGATGGGCATGATAATGGGAAGGGCAATGGCGAAGCTCCGCGGAAGGGCCGACGGCAAGCTCGTGAGCTCGCTCGTTAGGAAGAAGATTCAAGAGCTGAGCTAATCTTTTTATTCTTCTCTTCGAACTTCTTCCATGAAGTACCGGTACCGAGTGCTCTATTACACCTATCCCTCGGAGCCTGAAGTTCTCTCGCGGCTGAAGGAAAAGCTCAAAAACTACACACTCCTCATTAACCCCGACAAGACTTCCCTCTATGATGCCCTTCTAATGACGGCCGCGACGAGCGGAGAAGTAATCATCGTGAAGTCTGGGGAGACGTTTCTCGTAGCACCGTTTCAGGAGGTTCCGCCCGGCTGGAGCTCGGGTGAGGAGTTTCTGGTTGGGAAGGAGAGGGGCCTTGAGAAGGTGGCGGAAGATATTGTCGGGAGAGACCAGAGAAGCACCGCCGTGAAAGGCTTTGTGATAGCTGGCCTCGTTCTCATCGCCCTCTACGCTAGCTACCTCTATCACGTTCTGGATCTCGTCAACAACGTTTTCTTCCTCGTCGGTCTCATTCTAAGCCTCTTTGGTGGTCTGTTGCGGGGCTATCGGAAGAGAAGGGTCAGAGCATCGGCTCCTCATCACACCTCAGAGTGAGGGAAACTGCTCATCATCCCCCACAACGTTGGAGTAGCCTTTTAAATGCCTTTGCCCGAGGTTGAGTGATGCTGGTCGAGATCCTCCTCTCCCTCATCCTGCTCTGGGACGGCTACTTCTTCCTCCGATACCTGTTCAGTCTCAGAAAGGCCTACCCCACGCGGGAGTGGAGGCCGAGGGTCAGCGTTCTCATCCCAGCCTACAACGAGGAGGAGAACATCGAGGATGCGGTTAAAGCTGCCCTCTCCCAGGAGTATCCAAGCTTCGAGGTAATCGTGGTGGACGACGGCAGCACAGATGGAACTTACGAGAGGGCCCTCTCGATCAATGATGAGCGGCTCAGGGTCATCAGGATTGACCACGGGGGAAAGACCAGGGCTCTGAACAGGGGGCTCCAGATTTCCGGGGGAGAGATTGTAGTCACGACCGACGCTGATGGCATCCTCGAGAAAAACGCCCTTTCCCGGCTTGTTGAGAGGTTCTACTCCGATGACGTCGTCGCGGTTGGCGGCCAGGTGAGGGTTCGGGGAAAGACTTTCCTGGAGCTCGCCCAGGACATCGAGCACCTGAGAATAGCGACCTTCAGGAGGGCAAAGGAGCTTGATGACCTCAGCCTTGCCCCAGGACCCATCTCGGCCTTTCGGAGAGAGGCCCTGCTTAGAATTGGGGGCTTCGTCGATGATCTCGTGGAGGACTACGCGACCACGCTGGCCCTGAAGAGAATTGGCCGGGTGGTCTACGCTCCAAAGGCGAGGGTGTGGGTTAAGATGCCCTCCAGTCTCGGGGCCCTGTGGAGGCAGCGGAAGAGGTGGTTCCTCGGCGATCTGCCGAAGCTCTCGTCAAAGCCCCTCAAAGAGAAACTCGTCTTCGTCATGAGCGATCTGGTGGCCCTCTCGGACGTTCTGTTTCCCCTGGCCGCGATCCTAACGGGAAAGTTCCCCCTGCTGCTGTTCTTTCTGGTTCTTGAATGGGCCATGATGTACCTTATAGTCCGGGAGGAAGGGGGCACCATCTTGGAGGTTCTCCTCTTCCCAATTATCCTCTGGTTCTGGGCGGCCTTTTACCTCAGCCTGCACATCTACGGCCTGATCCGTTATACCTTCGGAAAGGAAACCAAGATTCGGTGGAATTGATCCGGGAAACGGTTAAAAACCCTTAGTTTGGGAAACTCTTTTTATGGGTTTACCGAAGTGTCCATGGTGAGTACGATGAAAACAAAGACGTGCGAAGTCGAACTTCCCTACGGCTGGGACGTGGTCGTTGGTGTAATCAGCAAACCCGAGAAAACGCTTCCCTTCTTCCCCTACTTCGAGAGCCTTGAGGGGGACACCGTCAGGTTCAAGGTCTCCCGCTTCATGGCGAAAATAGGTTATGAATTCAAGCTCAGCGTGGCCGTTCAGGAGAACCGCGCGGTCTACACCTTCACCGGAGACAGGGGTATACTGACGGTAGTCTTCGAGATGAAGGGGAAGCGCTTGAGGGTCACCGCCAGCTGGTCCGGGTTTGCAGAGCTCATTATGGGGAAACCCCTCCAGAGGTTTGTGGAGGGAATTGCAAACGCCGTGAAGGAGTTCTGCTCCGCGGAGACGTGTCCGCTTGCCCCCACGGGAGGCGAGGGTTATCTGGATTTTAGAACCGTGTGCTCCCTCTTCAAGAAGACAGCCATGGAAATGGGCGGCGACTTTGAGGTGGAGTGCACCTCGGAAGACGGCACGGTTCTCAGGGGCAAGGTTCGCGATGGAAACCTCGTTGAGGTCGAGGTAATTGAACCCTCCGGCAGGAAGACGACGATCCAGGCGGAGATACCGGTTCTTGAAGTCGATGCCGATATGTTCAGGGATCTTCCCCTCGATAAGAGGTTCAAGATAAGGGTGAAAAAGGACTAAGCTTCCTCCCTCAGGACCTCTTCTATTGCTTTTTTCAGCTCATCGTACGCCTCCTGCAGCGACTCTGGAATTACCTTGGTGTCCGCTATTACCGGCATGAAGTTCGTGTCACCGTTCCAGCGCGGCACTATGTGCAGGTGGACGTGGTCGTCGATCCCGGCCCCGGCAACCCTGCCGAGGTTAACCCCCATGTTGAAGCCATCGGGATTCATGGCCTTTCTTATCGCCTTGATCATGAGCTGTGAAAGCTTCATTATCTCAAGCAGCTCCTCGTCACTCAGCTCCTCCCATCTGCCGACGTGCCGGTAGGGGGCGATCATGACGTGGCCGGGGTTGTAGGGGTAGTTGTTCATAATGACGAAGCTGTGCTCTCCCCGGTAGAGAATGAGCCGCTCTCTGTCGCGGTTTTCCCGGGGGAAGTCGCAGAAGATGCAGCCATCGTGCTTGGGAGACCGGATGTACTCGATCCTCCAGGGAGCCCACAGTACCTTCAACCTCTCACCTCCGGTGGGAAATAAATGGAGGGGTTAAAAAGTTTCCTGGGATCCGCGAACCCTGCGGAGGATAGGTGCTATTGCGAGGAAAAGGAACGCCGCCGGCCCGCAGATCCCGTGGGTGCTTTTCCTCCGGGTCTTGGCCTGATAGAGCAGCGTTCCGTTTTTGAAAGAGACTGGGGTAAACCTTACCATAACCTTCGTGCCGTTTGCGGGAACGATCTTGAGCTGCGGTTTGAATTCACGCTCTATCACTCCCGCGATCTTTGTTGTGGTGACGTTGCCAAGTTTGCGGTAGTAGGCATCCCGGTAGAACTCCTCCGGTGGGATTTCGCTTAGGCTCGTCTTGGACCCCCGTAGGTTGCCGCTTTCGATGTCAACATGAATCGTGTCTTCGGACACTTCTACCCACTTGCATTCCGGCAGGGCTGGCAGTTTCTTCCCGGGTTTAACCTCCACGATCCCATCCCTGCCGTAGGCAACAACCGTTGAGTCCGTGACATTTAGGATTCCCAGGAGGGGCAGCTCAACCATTGCTTCGTTTATACTCCCTTTCTCGTGGATCAGGATAATCTTCGTCTGATTTATGCCCAGAACCGGGTTGTAACCCCTCGCCAGAATTGCCAGCGATCTCCGAGCCATCGCGATGGAGACGTTCCCGCCCCATCCCAGTGTTGTGGTCCTGTACGTGCCGTCCTTTTCAACCGTCACGAGACAGAGCATTCCCCCGCT belongs to Thermococcus sp. AM4 and includes:
- a CDS encoding antitoxin family protein, whose product is MGIRAVYKNGVFKPLDNVNLPEGTEVEVVIANPLEIVRKYAGALRELKDTQDVDWEEAYHEYVLKRASNG
- a CDS encoding type II toxin-antitoxin system VapC family toxin encodes the protein MSMFSREPVMVDSNVWIDYLLGEERGVELMERLVSEYSLAITPTIYGEVVFQLLARNYTKLKGSYKFYSLRKELSKNPDLYKPVDTFDELLTSLLASNALVFLDETWEVVRLSREIRKKFGLLPNDSLIASACEYYGIGKIATFDDDFLRTNLEVLR
- the gatE gene encoding Glu-tRNA(Gln) amidotransferase subunit GatE, whose amino-acid sequence is MTEKFDYRELGLKVGLEIHRQLDTKKLFSPVPSELTEKVDFTFERHLRPTMSELGEIDPAALEEFKKGRKYIYEGNYELSDLVYMDEEPPRGPDKEALEVTLQIAYLLNAKPVDEVHFMRKIVIDGSNVSGFQRTAIIALDGKVDTPWGSVGIPTICLEEDACRIVERKEKEVIYRLDRLGIPLVEISTTPDIHHPEQAKVVAKYIGDALRATRKVKRGLGTIRQDLNVSIKGGARVEIKGVQELDMIPLIIEREVERQLNLLKIRDELRARGVKPEDIREEFYDVTDVFENTESKIIARTIKKGGKVLAVKLPKFRGLIGREIQPGRRLGTEMADRAKKYVKGIFHIDELPNYGITEKEVNAVIEKLGLGELDAFVLVAADEETAKKALREVIKRAREAIEGVPEETRRALPDGNTQYMRPLPGKARMYPETDIPSIFIPPEEKKRIKANLPELPQERIERYVKEYKIDKSLAETLVNDERDELFEELVKKGVKPSLAASILVVVLKGLKKEVPIENITDEHIREAFELYLDGKIAKEAFEEIFKELARNPEKTAEQVAEEKGLTLLSEEEVEKIIDEVIQANIDVIKAKGMGAMGMIMGRAMAKLRGRADGKLVSSLVRKKIQELS
- a CDS encoding glycosyltransferase family 2 protein, coding for MLVEILLSLILLWDGYFFLRYLFSLRKAYPTREWRPRVSVLIPAYNEEENIEDAVKAALSQEYPSFEVIVVDDGSTDGTYERALSINDERLRVIRIDHGGKTRALNRGLQISGGEIVVTTDADGILEKNALSRLVERFYSDDVVAVGGQVRVRGKTFLELAQDIEHLRIATFRRAKELDDLSLAPGPISAFRREALLRIGGFVDDLVEDYATTLALKRIGRVVYAPKARVWVKMPSSLGALWRQRKRWFLGDLPKLSSKPLKEKLVFVMSDLVALSDVLFPLAAILTGKFPLLLFFLVLEWAMMYLIVREEGGTILEVLLFPIILWFWAAFYLSLHIYGLIRYTFGKETKIRWN
- a CDS encoding HIT domain-containing protein encodes the protein MKVLWAPWRIEYIRSPKHDGCIFCDFPRENRDRERLILYRGEHSFVIMNNYPYNPGHVMIAPYRHVGRWEELSDEELLEIMKLSQLMIKAIRKAMNPDGFNMGVNLGRVAGAGIDDHVHLHIVPRWNGDTNFMPVIADTKVIPESLQEAYDELKKAIEEVLREEA